The following proteins are co-located in the Silene latifolia isolate original U9 population chromosome 1, ASM4854445v1, whole genome shotgun sequence genome:
- the LOC141613798 gene encoding glycylpeptide N-tetradecanoyltransferase 1-like, with the protein MEDNKLPASESAVTGDSNSDENVASRISETSMEAIARRMQESLAIENRHKFWETQPVGQFKDIGDGSLPEGPIEQPTPLSEVKQEPYNLPGPYEWITCDMETEGMCAEVYSLLANNYVEDDENMFRFNYSKEFLQWALRPPGHYKSWHIGVRVKTSKKLVAFITGVPAKIRVRGEVVLMAEVNFLCVHKKLRSKRLAPVMIKEVTRRVHLENIWQAAYTAGIVIPTPVATCQYWHRSLNPKKLIDVGFSRLGPRMTMSRTIKLYKLPDSPVTPGFRKMELRDVPAVTRLLRGYLNQFIVAPDFNDDDVEHWLLPKEDVVDGFVVESRVTHEITDFCSFYTLPSTILGNPNHTNLKAAYSYYNVATITPLIQLMNDALIIAKKKDYDVFNALDIMENESFLKELKFGPGDGKLHYYLYNYRLRQPMKPSELGLVLL; encoded by the coding sequence ATGGAGGACAATAAGTTGCCTGCAAGTGAGTCAGCTGTAACTGGAGACTCGAATTCAGACGAGAATGTAGCAAGTAGGATAAGTGAAACTAGCATGGAAGCGATTGCAAGAAGGATGCAGGAGTCTCTTGCTATTGAGAATCGACATAAGTTTTGGGAGACCCAACCAGTAGGGCAATTCAAGGACATTGGGGATGGCAGTTTGCCTGAGGGTCCCATTGAGCAGCCTACACCGTTGTCGGAAGTTAAGCAAGAGCCGTATAACTTGCCTGGTCCATATGAGTGGATCACTTGTGATATGGAGACTGAGGGGATGTGTGCCGAGGTTTACAGTCTACTTGCCAATAACTATGTTGAGGATGATGAGAACATGTTTAGGTTCAATTATTCGAAGGAGTTCTTGCAATGGGCTCTTCGGCCACCTGGGCATTACAAGAGTTGGCATATTGGGGTGCGGGTCAAAACCTCGAAAAAGCTTGTGGCCTTTATTACAGGTGTTCCGGCTAAGATTAGGGTTCGGGGTGAAGTTGTTTTAATGGCTGAGGTTAACTTCTTGTGTGTTCATAAGAAGCTTAGGTCGAAAAGGCTAGCTCCTGTAATGATAAAGGAGGTGACTAGAAGGGTTCATTTAGAAAATATTTGGCAAGCTGCGTATACTGCAGGGATAGTTATTCCGACACCTGTAGCCACTTGCCAATATTGGCATAGGTCTCTTAACCCGAAGAAGCTGATTGATGTCGGTTTTTCAAGGCTTGGTCCTAGGATGACGATGAGCCGCACTATCAAGCTCTACAAGCTGCCAGACTCACCAGTTACGCCCGGGTTCAGGAAGATGGAGCTTCGTGATGTTCCCGCTGTAACCCGGCTACTGAGAGGTTATCTGAACCAGTTTATTGTTGCACCTGACTTTAACGATGACGATGTTGAACATTGGCTTCTCCCTAAAGAAGATGTTGTCGATGGGTTTGTTGTCGAAAGTCGTGTGACCCATGAGATCACTGATTTTTGCAGCTTTTATACGCTGCCATCCACTATTCTTGGCAACCCAAATCACACAAATCTAAAGGCTGCTTATTCTTACTACAATGTGGCTACAATAACTCCGTTGATTCAATTAATGAACGATGCTCTTATAATAGCAAAAAAGAAAGACTACGACGTTTTCAATGCCTTGGACATTATGGAGAATGAATCGTTTCTCAAGGAGCTGAAATTCGGCCCTGGTGATGGCAAGCTTCATTACTATCTTTACAACTATCGCTTAAGGCAACCCATGAAGCCTTCTGAGCTTGGGCTTGTACTACTGTAG
- the LOC141613771 gene encoding large ribosomal subunit protein eL20z-like isoform X2 produces MEQSYTGDQKECVREYTLIEDADDSLLGLYDKPLPCFGCGIGWFSFLLGFALPLMWYYATILYFRNYYQRDPRERTGLAACAIAALGFSIVVLIVAAVLLL; encoded by the exons ATGGAACAAA GTTACACTGGAGATCAAAAGGAATGTGTACGGGAGTACACTCTCATTGAAGATGCAGATGACTCTTTATTGGGATTGTATGATAAGCCACTTCCATGCTTTGGTTGTGGAATTGGCTGGTTCTC TTTTCTTCTTGGCTTCGCTCTTCCGTTGATGTGGTACTATGCAACAATCCTCTACTTCAGAAATTACTACCAGAGAGATCCTAGGGAACGGACTGGATTGGCAGCTTGTGCAATCGCT GCTCTGGGTTTTTCTATTGTGGTGCTGATAGTCGCGGCTGTTCTTCTGCTCTAG
- the LOC141613771 gene encoding large ribosomal subunit protein eL20z-like isoform X1, giving the protein MEQTGYTGDQKECVREYTLIEDADDSLLGLYDKPLPCFGCGIGWFSFLLGFALPLMWYYATILYFRNYYQRDPRERTGLAACAIAALGFSIVVLIVAAVLLL; this is encoded by the exons ATGGAACAAA CAGGTTACACTGGAGATCAAAAGGAATGTGTACGGGAGTACACTCTCATTGAAGATGCAGATGACTCTTTATTGGGATTGTATGATAAGCCACTTCCATGCTTTGGTTGTGGAATTGGCTGGTTCTC TTTTCTTCTTGGCTTCGCTCTTCCGTTGATGTGGTACTATGCAACAATCCTCTACTTCAGAAATTACTACCAGAGAGATCCTAGGGAACGGACTGGATTGGCAGCTTGTGCAATCGCT GCTCTGGGTTTTTCTATTGTGGTGCTGATAGTCGCGGCTGTTCTTCTGCTCTAG
- the LOC141613794 gene encoding tetraspanin-7-like translates to MGVSTCVLGCLNTFTLCLSLPILLAGFLLRITANSPCDPIMYKPLLAIGLSLLIVSLIGLLGACCRVSIFQWLYLFTLFILIIGLLALLSVSGVLIKGGGKGNDVMGGVKEYELPMFSNWLKKNFVSDDHWEDVVNCLVHHDACGKISTFRTLMDFVTYKKSKLTSMEMGCCKPPVHCGYEYKSNTRWEVPEQGLASQDADCKAWSNDPDKLCYNCETCKGGYLAFFVKGWKKITALNTALLVILFFVFIIAACALR, encoded by the exons ATGGGTGTAAGCACTTGTGTTTTAGGATGTTTAAACACTTTTACCCTATGCCTTTCCTTACCCATCCTTTTAGCAGGATTTCTCCTCCGAATAACCGCGAATTCCCCTTGTGACCCTATAATGTACAAACCTCTCCTCGCCATTGGACTTTCTTTACTCATCGTTTCTCTCATCGGCTTGCTTGGTGCGTGTTGTCGAGTGAGCATCTTCCAATGGTTGTATTTGTTCACATTGTTCATCTTAATTATTGGTTTACTGGCATTGTTAAGTGTTAGCGGGGTCTTAATTAAGGGTGGCGGAAAAGGCAACGACGTCATGGGGGGAGTTAAGGAGTATGAACTTCCAATGTTCTCAAATTGGTTGAAGAAAAACTTTGTTAGTGATGATCATTGGgaagatgttgtgaattgttTGGTTCACCATGATGCTTGTGGAAAGATCAGTACTTTTAGGACCCTCATGGATTTTGTGACATACAAGAAATCTAAATTGACTTCCATGGAG ATGGGGTGCTGCAAACCACCAGTGCATTGTGGATATGAGTATAAAAGTAACACGCGCTGGGAAGTCCCGGAACAAGGGTTGGCATCACAAGATGCAGACTGCAAAGCTTGGAGCAATGACCCTGATAAATTATGCTACAATTGTGAAACATGCAAGGGGGGTTATCTAGCTTTCTTCGTCAAAGGCTGGAAAAAAATTACCGCCCTCAATACTGCTCTTCTTGTTATTCTCTTTTTCGTCTTCATCATTGCTGCTTGCGCCCTCCGATAA